The window tccactatgtctttcttcatccgccaccaccaataatgttgtctcatgTCACGACACATCTTCATAGCAccaggatgaatagaataccgagaaatgtgtgcctcctctagaatcatcTCCCTCAAACCATCGACAAGTGGAatacataggcgaccctggagtcgcagaacaccaccctcgccaatagaaacctccttggcaccaccctgtagtaccgtctctctaagaactgccaaatgtggatcatcaaactgccgagccttgatctgccctaataatgaagactgggcaacaacacatgcaagaactcggctgggctctgaaatgtccaacctcacaagtctgttagccaaggactgaatgtccaatgctagtggcctctcctctgctgaaatgaacaccaagctacccatactctttgCCATCCTGCTTAAGGCATCCAcgaccacatttgccttgcctggatgataaagaatggtgatgtcataatccttcagtaactcaagccatctacgcTATCTCAAATTGAGacccctttgcttgaacaaatactgtaagctgcgatgatcagtataaacctcacatgataccccatatagataatacctccatatcttaagagcatgaacaatcgcggctaactccaaatcatgcacaggataattcttctcacgaatcttcagctgacgtgaagcgtatgcaataacttgctcctcctgcatcaatacactaCCCAatccaacgcgtgaagcatcgcaatataccgtatacatATCCGAGCCTGAGGGTAACACTAGAACCGGTGCTAtaatcaaagttgtcttgagcttctggaagctcacctcacaatcctCGGGCCAACATAatggagtacccttctgggtcaatctagtcaaaggtgctgcaatggatgaaaattcctccacaaaCCAGCAATAATAGCCTGGTAACCCCAAGAAATTCCTAATCTCAGTCGCCGATATAGGACGagaccaactctgaactgcctcaatcttcttgggatccactttaatacactctcctgatacaacatgccccaagaatgccacagactctagccaaaactcatatttggagaacttagcatatagctcctattctcgcaatgtctgaagtaccactctcaagtGTTGCTCGTGCTCCCCCAAGCTAcatgagtaaatcaagatatcatcaaagaagacaataacaaaggaatcaatataaggcttgaacaccagGTTCATCAATTCTATGAACGCcgatggggcattagtcaaactgaaggacatcaatagaaattcataatgaccatatctggtacggaaggcagtcttcggaacgtCTGAGTCGCAAATTTTCAACTGGTGGTACCCTGAtttcaagtcgatcttagaaaataccatagcaccctgcaactgggcaaataaatcatcaatacgcggcaacgggtacttgttcttggtGGTaatcttgttcaactggcggtaatcaatgcacattcgcatagtcccatctttattcttcacaaataacactggtgcaccccaaggtgatacactgggtctCACCAACCCATTCGCtaataactcctcaagttgttccttcaactccttcaattttttCGGAGCCATActgtacggtgggatagatataggttagGTGCTTGGATCCAAATCAATGCGGAAATAAATATCATGatctggcggcatgcctggaaggttaGAATGAAACACATCGGCAAACTCCtggactactggcactgaatcaatcgtcggagactTTGTGGTggtgtcccgaacataagctagataagccaaataacccctctcgaccatatgtcgagcctttagAAAAGAGATGACCTGACTAACTGTACTAACCGAGGAACCCTTCCATTCCAATCTCGGAAAttctggcatcgctaaggtaatagtcttggcatggcaatcaagaatgacatgatatggagataaccagtccatgcccaggatgacctcaaagtcgatcatatcaagcaacaaaaggtcctctctagtctcgtaaccacagaaCATGACCACACAGGACTGATAGATCCAATCCACAACCACAGAATCACCCACagaagtggacacataaacaggagcacCCAAGGACTCACTAGGATTATCCAggaaatgagaaaatagagataacacatatgaataggtagaccctggatcaaatagtatcgaagcatccctaccgcatgcagaaataatacatgtgatcacggcatgtgaggccactacatctggtctggccgaaaaagcatagaatctagttgGAGCGTCAGCTGGCTGGCCTCAACCTAGCTGAACAATAGTTGGCTCACCTccccctgcctggcctccacctctaggacggaccctacctacctgtcctccacctctgggcggTCAGAcggctggtgctgtaatcataggctgatgaccctcATGTACTTCCCTGCCCCAAAGTCTGAGACAAAATCTCTCCATGTGACCCGGattccacactcgtaacaacctcgCGGTGCCATAGACTATTgtcctgaagtctgaccctgatgacctgaatacccactagaagaaccctggatGGCTGGTGGGCGGTATGGACTCTCTGGAATGACACTGAAGTAggcactggaggaaccctgatgAACTGGTGGGAGaaaagaactctctggcataacaCTGAAATAGGGTCGTGCTGGTGCACCCCGAGGAGGTAGTGGTGGTGctagatatgtgggcctgctaggctgacccctcccaaactgacctctgcccctagccggggcacctctaaactcccACGAGAATCGGGTcctcttgtcctgctgcatctgctctctacccctctAGTGGTAGCCCTCAATCATCCGAGCAATCTCTACCACTAGCTGATAatcagtacccatctcaacctccctgGCCATGCTAGCCCGAATACTGGGTGTAACCCCGCAACAaatctccgcactctctctgcatctgtAGGAAGTATCATGCATGCATGGCGAGACTACTCAGAAAATCTCACCTCATATTAGGTCAcaaacatctgaccctgctcgagcTGCCCAAACTGACACCGCAAcccttccctctgagagggtggaatatacatgtccactAGAAGCCGTGTAAAcgggtcccaagtcatgggaggagaactcgctggtctgccaagaaggtaagactgccaccatctacgagccctgccctccagctggaaagcggtgaaatctactccatgggactccaatatcctcatgttgtgcagtctgtccctgcaccgatcaataaagtcctgggggtcctcttgCCGCTCACCCCCGATGATAgaagggtgtagcctagtccatatGTCCAGTAGCTTTTGCGGATCACCACCCGCaactggtctaggctcaggtgctATTGTGGCAACTAGCTGGGGcccacccacgggtagtgtaccCAAAGTTTGATATACTGCAGTTGCGTGCCCCAGGAGCTTGAGCAGTAGGGTTCTatgctccccctcctgcctgagatgtggctgggtctattggaaataaaccagcctgagtcatagtgcccatgaaccgcagcatacggcccatgacctcctgaaagcccggtgctgtcATGAAATCTATCGGAGCTGGCTCTGgaacaggcacctcgccctgctcctccatGATGgtatcctctactggatccactggtggtgctactggggcaGCTCTGGGATGCACTCGTCCCCTCCCTcgggccggtgccctcccccAGCCTTTGCCCCGGCCTCtaacaacagggggagcagctcctcccgggtctggaacgtCCGTTATACgcgtagtttcctaacaccctatagcctctcaaagataagtacggacgtctccgcaccgatccgcaagactctactaggtctgtttataacttgtgagaccaatgtgaacctagtgctctgatacaatgttgtcacgatccaattccattataggccgtgatggcgcccaacaccgttattaggcaagccaacactgatcaactaGTGACTTCCCGGTTAGATAAATTTGTAAACGATAGCTTTTCTTTACATAAAAAAAATAGATTTAGGAGTTtgcaatttttaacataaataaatagTAGCAATTAGTACTAATCGTAATCATATGAGAAAACCAAAACCATAAGTccactagtgtgtgtgccaagacctggtgtcacaagcaTGTGGGCAATCTAGTGGAATATACGAAACAATGCTAGCCTACTatctgaaaggaaatagacagaaaataaaagaaCATAAGAGAGACTCCAGTTGTTGCTAAACAGCTCAAATTAGTCTACGTGCCGGACTGgtggccagatgcacctgcctcaaatcctgtacaatcaagtacagaagtgtagcgcgagtatataaaaaaaatatgtacccagtaagtatctagtctaacctcgaagaagtagtgatgaggggtcgacttcgacactcactagggccaacaatataataatatgtgATTCTAAATCAGCATGATACCCAAAACTAACAATAAACTCACAACAAGAAATAACTGTATAGTTTTTCCATCATATTTTAAGAAACCAAAACACTTCCTTCATTTTAACAAACGATCTCTAAAACAGTAAACTTATACCAATTATGAAAAGGGCTTCCACTTCTATTATCATACATAaattccaccgaggacgttcagcccgatccaacatataaatgtaaattgtgcattgccgagggtcgaacgacgcgaaccatagatgcatctattaacctgccgaggcgaccGGCCCGCTCCATTGAGAGTAGTGGAAATAATCACCCCGCTCGCGAAATATACTTGCAACGcggttaaatataaatataacgtAATTTTTCTCAActcttttaaaaatattaatttacttGAAACCTTGACTTAGTTCCATTCAATGCAAATAAACAATTATGTTCAGATAATGGTACCCAAAAAGCACGGTGTAAGTCTAGAACTACCCGACATAACCAGAATAATAGctgcgtacggactctcgtcacttcgtgcgtatgtagcccccacaaataatcaTATATCAATTAAGTTCACCGATGGGGaaattttcctcttacaaggttagaaaagagacttacctcgctttaagGCCTACTTTCCGATCCAAGCTTAtgcccaaaccctcaatttggtgccgaataatccaaaactatccaaacagtgtagaaactaatcaatataggcttaaaagttcatatcccTACTATTTAAGTAATTTCCCAACTCTAAATGCAAGatttcctaaaattcacccaaggacccacgtgcccggattccggaaatttttaaagaaagttgttacccataaccttaggcaCATAAATATATGagttttactaaattccataacgaatctcgtggttaaatcccatttttatcaaaaacctaggttttcctcTAAACCCGTGATTTTCACTAATttcatgttataatctacccataaactatgtattaaactcacattaggtataaattacttacctcacaaagctaggtcgaaatcccctccttcaaggctctcaaatcgcccaagcgTGAGAGAAAATGTggtaaaaatggcctaagtccgtattaaatgagccctcactgcccagcgactttcACACATGCGGTGCTTTGGGCCACACCTGCGGTCCCGCATATGCTGCAAATGCCTCGCTGGTGCGCTTTTTCCCTCATCTGGtcaatcttccgcatctgcggcttctgGGCTGCCCTCCATTTCTCAATTCTGCAGCtagtggctcgcacctgcggctgaccaagcgcaggtccgattgacactcggggccccgcccgaacataccgacaagtttagaatcataaaatggacttgctcgaactctcggaatgcgtaaaacaacaacaaaaccaagaatcatattctgaaaccaaattgaatcaaactttgaacttcaagtttctaaatcgctctgaacgcgtcgaatcatacttatactactcggaatgacaccaaattttgcgtgcaagtcttaaatgatattacgAAACTATTCTCGATCTCGGAATTCTGTTTGGACCTCAATATAACCACAACTCGCTctaaacaaaatttaaagaacttcgaagttcttcaagaaccaactttcactattaggcgccaaaacgctcccgggtcatccaaaacccaatccgaacatacgcccaagtccgaaatcatcatacaaacctattggaaccgccaAATCCCGATTCCTAGGTCGTtcactcaaaatgttgactgatgttaaacttgaccttttaagccaaccttaaggaactaagtgttctgatttcaacccaaactctacaaatcccgaaccaaccattcccgcaagtcataaatcagtaaaagaaagtacgaaaagtcttatttaggggaatgaggTTCTAGCAAGTAAGACGATCGGTCGGTTCATTACACTTATGGCGATGTTGGACATTCCTTTTTGTCTCAGTTTTTTGTTTTATGAGAATAtgtgtgtaatgacccaaccggtcattttgacttttagaaccccgtttccctaaataaaactccatgtATGTTCTTtcactaatttatgacttgcggggatggttgtttcgggatttgaaagtgttcgggttgaaatcagaacacttggttccttaatttggctttaaaaggtcaagtttcacttcgatcaacattttgtgaaaacaactctgaaatcgggatttgacgattccaataggtttgtatgatgattttggacctaggcgtatgttcgaatcgtgtttcggacaacccgggagcgtttcagagCTTAATAGTGAAAtatcaactatttaaaggtttaaggttcttaaaattggtttggagtagattttcgagaaattgaggtccgtttgggattctgagcctggtgatttaagacttgcacgcaaaaattggtgtcattccgagtagtttaagtatgtttcggcgcgttcggagtaagtttgaagaatttgaaatttctaagttgaatcaatttggtttggggtatgttcttagttttgacgttgttttacacgtttcaaggattcgagcgagtccattttatgatttcaaacttgttggtaggttcgggcggggccccgggggcctcgggtgctaaCCGGACGAGGCGCAGAccaattttggactttggagcagTAGCTGAAGCTTCTAGCTTCTGCtacaaccgcacctgcgcttggccagccgcaggtgctagctcgcagaagcggataagCTAGGCACCCccagggatcgcagaagcgggatttttggcgcacctgcgagcgCACAGGTGCGAAGCTTGGTGCGCAGAAACGGAAcatttcgcaggtgcgaggtcttggggcgcagatgcggttGCTCAGAAGCGAccctttgtccgcaggtgcggagcctggACAAGAGggaaaaatctcgcacctgctAGGCTTTGTCCGCAAGTGCGGCTAgccctccgcatgtgcgaaaatgctGCTTGGCAGAATGTATTAAAATCGGTGCTCAGCCATTTTGgagcccattttctccattcttggacgattttggagctttttgagaggggatttcaactagcaatttgaaggtaagttaattctacacactttgagttatatacatagattatgggtagattataacctgtacaTTGTGGAAATCAACGGTTTAGAGGAAAAACCAATATTTGTATAAAACTGAGATTTTAACTACgtaaatggttatggaatgggatggaaattgtatatttgagttcttgagattatgggtaatgattttcGCCAAAaggtttcggaatccgggcacgtgggcccgaggtaaattttaggaattttaccattttgggtcggGTAATTTATATAATactctaatttcgaattattgagcctgcattaattattttgtttaacttttggatagtttcggatttttcggcatcaaatTGAGAGTTTTACGcgacattgtgatcgggaagtgggctttgagataagataagtctcttatctaaccttataagagggaatttaccccatatgtgattttaATTAATAATTGTTATTAATTGTGGGGGATacatacgcacgaagtgacgagagtctgtgtgtagctactaattatgctatgtccgggtagtttaggactcaaagcataaattatttgtgataattgcttcctttatttatttcaattaccaaaattatattgtgaattgttagaagaaATAGTAAAAGAGTGAAgtttcatatacttgaatttttgtacaAATCATTTGACTATTAATAGAAATTTTACATCCTTATATGTTAGCCATATAATAATGACTTCTCATTCCaaaggttcataagaaaatgtcctcctttcttgtggagcgggccaaacgcctcaatagtatagatgcatatatggatcgtgtcgcacgtccctcgccAGTATAcatgacactctagatcgggctgaacgacctcggcaggaatcgtgcctaataataaaaattacacgataccttgatattttattacagcttatgaagctaattgataaattggaaattattgaaatttgagaatttatttGATTCtgtttgttaaggaaattattgttgttcatataaatcatgtttaattaaatattattttttatttttataaaaatttattgacccttagtgagtgtcaaagttgacctcatttcactacttcttcgagattaggcttgatacttactaggtgcACGTTGtatacgtactcatgctacgcttgctgcgctttttgtgcaggacctgagacggGTGCTATAGGAGGACCTACCGGCGCGTACCCACGTTACccagaggcctagtggtgagctgcctttatgagccgttctgcagcatctagtgcctcttcttgtatttgtattttgtctattttatttcagacagtatttaaaaaaaattgtataatctactagatactcatacatttgtgacaccaagtcttggcacacacacactagtagaattttggatttaattatttttcttggattttaaTTTATcagatctttcatattttcttaatttttgcaAGTACGAAGAGTTTTATTACAAGGATATTTTTCAAAGAAATGAATacatgtttaaatcactagttggcttgcctggctgtgatgttgggcgccatcacgacttataggtgaaattgggtcgtgacaacatggtatcagagcactaggttcatgtaggtctcacaggtcatgagcatgcctaatagagtcttgtggatcggtacggagacgtttgtacttatctttgagaggctacagtgtgttagaaaactacctttcttcatcttccatcgtgcaaatgatgtagtactaaatagcTTTCtattgttctctcacagatggtgagaacgcgttcTAATGAGGTTTCAGACCAGGGAAGGGTTGCTCCCCctattgttagaggccgaggcagaggccggcggagggctccagcccgtggtaggggacgaggacgtcgcAGAATCGTTCTAGTTATTCCatcagtgggtccagcagaggatcccattattgaggaacaaggCAAGATGCCCGTGGCAGAGCCAGGTTAGTGGATTTTACGTtggcaccgggattccaggaggtcatgggtcataTGATACGGTTCAttgacactatgactcaggccggtttattttcagtagacccagccacatctcaggcgggcaagggagcacagacccctaccgcacaagctcatgggcaggcaactactgtatatcagacctagggtgcactacccatgggagGAGCCCCACCAGTGGcagtagctacacctgagcctagaccaacTGCAgccggcgagccgcagaagctattggacacaTGAACTAGACTACATCATTCTTTCTTTGGGGGAGAGAGatatgaggatccccaggacttcattgatcagtgcagggacagactgcacaatatgaggatattagAATCTCATAGGGTAGACTTCGCTACTTTTCAGAtggagggtagagcccgtagatagtagcggtcttatcttcttggcagaccagcagattctcctcatatgacttgggataggttcacccATAATTTTGTGGATAGGTacattccaccctcccagagagaagagttgcggtgtcagtttgagcagctccaacatggtcagatgttagtgaccgattcTGAGGCGAGGtgctctgagttatctcgccatgcacttatgatactccctactgatgcAGAGAGATTGTGGGGGTTTGTTGCGGATTTACATActagcattcaggccactatgtcCCGAGGGTTTGAGATGAGCACTTCTTATAAGCTGGTTATGGAGATAGCCTGAAGGATTGAGGGTatgcgtcagcgtagccgagagcatgttatgagagataagtggtttagatattctggggagttcagaggtgctccgtctgagggtagaggtcagttcgtgagagggcagtccagcaggtcccccatatccagcaccaccgcctcctcggcgTACCCCAGATCGATCTTATTTTAGTGCTATGCCAGAGATTTATTATCGCCCACCagttattcagggttcttccagtgggtattcaggtcaccagggccagacttcTAGTCGGAAGACCATCACACCAagaggttgttacgagtgcggggatttcaGTCACATGCAGAGATTCTGCCCTAGGCTTCgcggtagaccagtgcagcagggtcagcagcctatgattaccacaccagttgctccaccagctgTCCGGCCACCCAGAGgtagagggcaggtgggtaggggcagtcctagaggtggaggccagccagttagcgcTCTAGCTCTGTTCTAtactttttcggccagaccagatgcagaggcctcagacgCCGTGATCACagatattatttctgtttgtggaaaAGATGCCTCCGTagtatttgatccagggtctaaataatcctatgtgtcatctctatttgctcatttcctgggtgttactcgtgagtccttgggaattactgtttatgtgtccactcctgtgggcgattctgttgttgtgaattgAATTTATCGCTCTtgcattgttacattctgtggttatgaaagtAGAGAAGATCTTCTGCTTCTTGATATGACAaactttgagatcatcctgggcatggactagaTATCCCCATATTATGTCGTCCTAGATTGCCATGCTAAGATTGTTACTTTGGAAATTCCAGAATTACCTTgcttggagtggaagggttcgtctgtcagcgcATCTAGTTAGGTTATTTCCCTTCTAACAGCTCGgaacatggtcgagaagggttttttagcttatctagcctatgttagGGACACTACtatagagactccgactattgattcagtgcctgtagtccggtagttctccgatgtatttcctttagatcatccaggcatgccaccagatcgtgatattaatttctatattgacttggctccagatacccagcctgtatttatcccaccgtatcacatggctccaaaagaattgaaggaattgaaagaacaacttgaggagttagtAGCCAAAGGGTTCTTCAAACATAGTATATCGCTTTGGGGTGCATCAGtattattcgtgaagaagaaggatagaatgatgcgaatgtgtattgattatcgccaattgaacaaagtcactattaagaacaagtacccgttgcctcgtattgataatctatttgaccagttgtagggtgctagggtattctctaagatcgacttgaggtcggggtaccatcagttgaagattcgggattcgggtgttccgaaaactgctttccggtTTAGATATagtcattatgaatttctggtgatgcctttcggtttgactaatgcctcggcggcgtttatggatttgatgaacatggtattcaggccctatatcgattcgtttgtcattgtcttcattgatgacattttgatttactcacgCAACAAGGAAGAGCACGagtagcatatgagagtggtgcttcagacgttgcgggaacaaaatctatatctaagttctcaaaatgtgagttttagctagattctgtagcatttttggggcatattgtatcaggcgagggcattaaagttgaccccaaaaagatcgaggcagttcagaa is drawn from Nicotiana tomentosiformis chromosome 12, ASM39032v3, whole genome shotgun sequence and contains these coding sequences:
- the LOC138903128 gene encoding uncharacterized protein; the protein is MEEQGEVPVPEPAPIDFMTAPGFQEVMGRMLRFMGTMTQAGSTYSYVLSLFSHFLDNPSESLGAPVYVSTSVGDSVVVDWIYQSCVVMFCGYETREDLLLLDMIDFEVILGMDWLSPYHVILDCHAKTITLAMPEFPRLEWKGSSVSTVSQVISFLKARHMVERGYLAYLAYVRDTTTKSPTIDSVPVVQEFADVFHSNLPGMPPDHDIYFRIDLDPST